The following are from one region of the Streptomyces decoyicus genome:
- a CDS encoding AraC family transcriptional regulator: MPNIRHTPAAPTHTLALAAGERIEAHRHDNHQIVYAGSGVLAVTTDAGTWFAPGTRAIWVPAGTVHAHRAYGHLDLHTLGLPVGDNPLRLDAPTVLAVSSLLRELILAYTRDPADDSPERHRLRAVLLDQLRASPQQPVQLPAPTDPRLAAACALLHDNPADPRTLAELGAHTHTGERTLSRLFRSELGMTFPQWRTQLRLYHALKMLADGTPVTTVAHRCGWSSTSAFIDVFRRAYGYTPGAHNRRG, from the coding sequence ATGCCGAATATCCGCCACACCCCTGCCGCGCCGACCCACACGCTGGCCCTGGCGGCCGGCGAACGCATCGAGGCCCACCGTCATGACAACCACCAGATCGTCTATGCGGGCTCCGGTGTTCTGGCCGTCACCACCGATGCCGGAACGTGGTTCGCCCCCGGTACCCGCGCCATCTGGGTCCCCGCCGGAACCGTCCACGCCCACCGCGCTTACGGCCACCTCGACCTGCACACCCTCGGGCTGCCCGTCGGCGACAACCCCCTGCGGCTGGACGCGCCCACCGTCCTGGCCGTCAGTTCCCTCCTGCGCGAGCTGATCCTCGCCTACACCCGCGACCCCGCCGACGACAGCCCCGAACGCCACCGCCTGCGCGCGGTCCTGCTCGACCAGCTCCGCGCCTCGCCTCAACAGCCCGTGCAGCTGCCCGCGCCCACCGATCCGCGCCTGGCCGCCGCCTGCGCCCTCCTGCACGACAACCCCGCCGACCCCCGCACCCTCGCCGAGCTCGGCGCCCACACACATACCGGGGAGCGCACCCTCAGCCGCCTCTTTCGCTCCGAACTCGGTATGACCTTCCCCCAGTGGCGCACCCAACTGCGCCTCTACCACGCCCTGAAGATGCTGGCCGACGGCACTCCCGTCACCACCGTCGCCCACCGCTGCGGATGGTCCTCCACCAGCGCCTTCATCGACGTCTTCCGCCGCGCCTACGGATACACCCCCGGCGCCCACAACCGCCGCGGGTAG
- a CDS encoding helix-turn-helix domain-containing protein, with protein MGVGGDGRSEGTGSTLAERLNHLFANMHPPGAPYTNASVADEISAGDEEYGGVKVTEQYLSMLRNGRRTNPSPELLRALAKFFAVPGGYLLGDLSQPQAERVEEEVRFLAAMRDQRVRAIALRSVGLPPEVQDSLTTIISQFRQQMNLPADPPEPGGDRSE; from the coding sequence ATGGGCGTGGGGGGCGACGGCCGGTCCGAGGGGACGGGCAGCACGCTCGCGGAGCGGCTCAACCATCTCTTCGCGAACATGCATCCGCCCGGGGCGCCGTACACCAACGCCTCTGTGGCCGACGAGATCAGCGCCGGGGACGAGGAGTACGGCGGGGTCAAGGTCACCGAGCAGTATCTGTCGATGCTGCGCAACGGCAGGCGTACGAATCCCAGCCCGGAACTGCTGCGCGCGCTGGCCAAGTTCTTTGCCGTACCGGGTGGTTATCTGCTGGGGGACCTCTCGCAGCCGCAGGCCGAGCGGGTGGAGGAAGAGGTCCGCTTCCTCGCCGCCATGCGGGACCAGCGGGTGCGTGCCATCGCGCTGCGCTCCGTCGGGCTGCCGCCGGAGGTGCAGGACAGTCTGACGACGATCATCTCCCAGTTCCGGCAGCAGATGAATCTGCCGGCCGACCCGCCGGAGCCGGGCGGTGACCGGAGTGAGTGA
- a CDS encoding MAB_1171c family putative transporter produces MFDIIYLSFGVAAWAIVGYKSVAWFRDRSNADLGLACVMTGGVATVFLFSAPSIYRAFDRLTGVANLAMVFLYSSVVVFAAGALVLLLRWTAGEGAAARARARARARVAVGGVAALWAVAITGFVVGRPDAVEHPRDFSTAYTDSPGVMLFLVLYLAIFGMSSAALGTLCPRLAARLGTTYLARGLRLLAAGCWLGLGYCACKVIGFVLSWTGHPALWLSNGVAPMSASVAALMVLAGFALPAAGPRVAAWRRLRRLSPLWRTVTARSPEVTMEASAWAVRWPFADLEWRANRQMAEIRDVQRGIRRHVESDAVDIARERARAVALDDRQLAAVAEAAALRRGLENRAVGHVPVHGADSVVVSSGTAPAELAAEYEHLALVADVYHSPLIETVLTELRQRSSMARG; encoded by the coding sequence GTGTTTGACATCATCTATCTGTCGTTCGGCGTCGCCGCCTGGGCGATCGTCGGGTACAAGTCCGTCGCCTGGTTCCGCGACCGCAGCAATGCGGACCTTGGGCTGGCCTGTGTGATGACCGGCGGCGTGGCCACGGTCTTCCTCTTCTCCGCGCCGAGCATCTACCGCGCCTTCGACCGGCTGACCGGCGTGGCCAACCTCGCCATGGTCTTCCTCTACTCCTCCGTCGTGGTGTTCGCCGCGGGTGCGCTGGTGTTGCTGCTGCGCTGGACGGCGGGCGAGGGCGCGGCCGCACGGGCCCGCGCGCGGGCCAGGGCGCGCGTCGCCGTCGGGGGAGTGGCCGCGCTGTGGGCCGTGGCGATCACCGGGTTCGTGGTCGGCAGACCGGATGCCGTCGAGCACCCCCGCGACTTCAGTACCGCCTACACCGACTCGCCCGGAGTCATGCTCTTCCTGGTGCTGTATTTGGCCATTTTCGGCATGAGTTCGGCGGCCCTGGGGACGCTGTGCCCGCGGCTCGCCGCCCGGCTCGGCACGACGTATCTGGCGCGCGGTCTGCGGCTGCTGGCCGCGGGGTGCTGGCTCGGCCTAGGCTACTGCGCCTGCAAGGTCATCGGCTTCGTCCTGTCCTGGACGGGCCACCCGGCGCTGTGGCTCTCCAACGGCGTGGCGCCGATGAGCGCCTCGGTCGCGGCGCTCATGGTCCTCGCCGGCTTCGCGCTGCCGGCGGCCGGCCCCCGGGTCGCCGCCTGGCGCCGGCTCCGCCGTCTCTCCCCGCTCTGGCGGACCGTCACCGCCCGCTCCCCGGAGGTCACGATGGAAGCCTCGGCATGGGCCGTACGGTGGCCGTTCGCCGATCTGGAGTGGCGGGCCAACCGGCAGATGGCCGAGATCCGGGACGTCCAGCGCGGCATCCGCCGCCATGTCGAGTCCGACGCCGTCGACATCGCCCGTGAGCGGGCCCGCGCGGTCGCCCTCGACGACCGGCAGCTGGCGGCCGTCGCGGAGGCCGCCGCGCTCCGCCGCGGCCTGGAAAACCGTGCGGTGGGTCATGTCCCTGTCCACGGCGCCGACAGCGTGGTGGTCTCCAGCGGCACCGCGCCGGCCGAACTCGCCGCGGAGTACGAACACTTGGCGCTGGTGGCGGACGTCTACCACTCACCGTTGATCGAGACCGTGCTCACCGAGCTGCGCCAGCGCAGCTCGATGGCGCGCGGCTGA
- a CDS encoding cytochrome P450 family protein → MQNTADTGSDAPIDVTPLLDDPYAACAALREAGPVHRITGADGHPAWLVTRYDDVRRALADPRLSLDKKHAAPGGYRGFALPPALDANLLNMDPPDHTRIRRLVVKAFTPGRVETLRAPVRKTADELLDAMAGRGRADLMTAYAGPLPMTVIYDLLGIPHSDRRDFLAWSNALITPDPSRPELMKEAIGAMLEFYTGLIAAKRAEPGDDLLSDLIAVRDDQAGGEGDGAGGERLTEDELTSLAFLLLFAGYENSVHLIGNAVLGLLDRPDQLRQVQQNPAELPAAVEEFLRFDGPSPVSIRRFPKEDLEIGGVRIAAGESVLLSIASANRDPARFSDPDTFDRARDLSGHLALGHGIHYCLGASLARMEAVIALDALLGRFPGLRLDVPRGDLRHRRTLRSRGLISLPVAW, encoded by the coding sequence ATGCAGAACACCGCCGATACCGGCTCCGACGCCCCCATCGACGTGACGCCCCTCCTCGACGACCCGTACGCCGCCTGCGCCGCGCTGCGCGAGGCCGGTCCGGTGCACCGGATCACCGGCGCCGACGGGCACCCCGCCTGGCTCGTCACCCGCTACGACGACGTCCGTCGCGCCCTCGCCGACCCGCGGCTCTCCCTGGACAAGAAACATGCCGCGCCCGGCGGCTACCGCGGCTTCGCGCTGCCGCCCGCGCTGGACGCCAATCTGCTGAACATGGATCCACCGGACCACACACGCATCCGCCGCCTGGTGGTCAAGGCCTTCACCCCGGGCCGGGTCGAGACGCTGCGGGCGCCTGTAAGGAAGACCGCCGACGAGCTGCTGGACGCGATGGCGGGGCGGGGCCGTGCGGATCTGATGACTGCGTACGCGGGGCCGCTGCCGATGACCGTGATCTACGATCTGCTCGGCATCCCGCACAGCGACCGCCGCGACTTCCTGGCCTGGTCGAACGCGCTCATCACCCCGGATCCGAGCCGGCCGGAGCTGATGAAGGAGGCGATCGGGGCGATGCTGGAGTTCTACACCGGCCTGATCGCGGCCAAGCGTGCGGAGCCGGGCGACGATCTGCTCTCGGACCTGATCGCGGTACGCGACGACCAGGCCGGTGGCGAGGGCGACGGGGCGGGCGGCGAGCGGCTCACCGAGGACGAACTGACCTCGCTCGCCTTCCTCCTCCTCTTCGCCGGATACGAGAACTCCGTTCACCTCATCGGCAACGCCGTGCTCGGCCTGCTCGACCGTCCCGACCAGCTCCGCCAGGTGCAGCAGAATCCGGCCGAACTGCCGGCGGCCGTGGAGGAGTTCCTCCGCTTCGACGGCCCGTCCCCGGTGTCGATCCGTCGCTTCCCCAAGGAGGACCTGGAGATCGGCGGCGTACGGATCGCGGCCGGGGAGAGCGTGCTGCTGTCGATAGCGTCCGCGAACCGCGATCCGGCGCGCTTCTCCGATCCGGACACTTTCGACCGCGCCAGGGACCTCTCAGGGCACCTGGCGCTGGGCCACGGCATCCACTACTGCCTCGGCGCCTCGCTGGCCCGTATGGAGGCCGTCATCGCGCTCGACGCGCTCCTCGGCCGCTTCCCGGGGCTGCGACTGGACGTCCCGCGTGGTGATTTGCGGCACCGCAGGACGCTGCGATCGCGTGGCCTGATTTCGCTCCCCGTCGCTTGGTAA
- a CDS encoding D-alanyl-D-alanine carboxypeptidase family protein, whose protein sequence is MAIDARVSKKAAAMTLIAVAGVSLTSIPAAAHDATARQSAAAGAGVQVASAPGIPRLPSGLSALSWMVADADTGSVLAAKSPHRRLAPASTLKTLFAVTVLPKFSAGTVRQVSSADLAGIGAGSSLVGIQQGRRYTVADLWRGVFLRSGNDAVHVLAAMNGGWRTTTQEMQETARKLGARDTTVKSPDGYDAPGQVSSAHDLTVFARAGLAHDDFARYCSTTRATFPGAGGTATRIENTNRLLVGSHGLSRYPGMIGVKNGYTSKAGNTLIAAARQNGRTLLVTVLNPQSTEYNAVYKEAASLLDWGFGTAGDAQPVGTLHAVRTAYDGGGQFRPVAAHVTGAEARGGSPRRSTLVLGAGGAGVAAIGLGALLARWRQARGRGGQRGGAA, encoded by the coding sequence ATGGCAATTGACGCGCGTGTGTCCAAGAAGGCAGCGGCGATGACGCTGATCGCCGTCGCCGGTGTGTCGCTGACGTCCATACCTGCCGCCGCCCACGACGCGACGGCCCGTCAGTCCGCCGCGGCCGGTGCCGGGGTGCAGGTCGCCAGCGCTCCCGGCATACCGAGGCTGCCCAGCGGTCTGAGCGCCCTGTCCTGGATGGTGGCCGACGCGGACACCGGCAGTGTGCTGGCCGCGAAGAGCCCGCACCGCAGGCTCGCCCCGGCCAGCACCCTCAAGACGCTGTTCGCGGTCACGGTCCTGCCGAAGTTCTCGGCGGGCACCGTACGCCAGGTCAGCTCCGCGGATCTGGCGGGCATCGGGGCCGGCAGCAGCCTCGTCGGTATCCAGCAGGGCCGCCGCTACACCGTCGCCGACCTGTGGCGCGGGGTCTTCCTCCGTTCCGGCAACGACGCGGTGCATGTGCTGGCCGCGATGAACGGCGGCTGGCGGACCACCACGCAGGAGATGCAGGAGACCGCCCGCAAACTCGGCGCACGCGACACCACCGTCAAGTCCCCGGACGGTTATGACGCACCCGGCCAGGTGTCCTCCGCCCACGACCTGACCGTCTTCGCCCGCGCCGGACTCGCCCACGACGACTTCGCCCGCTACTGCTCCACCACCCGCGCCACGTTCCCCGGCGCCGGCGGCACCGCCACCCGGATCGAGAACACCAACCGCCTGCTGGTGGGCTCGCACGGGCTGTCCCGCTACCCCGGCATGATCGGTGTGAAGAACGGCTACACCTCCAAGGCCGGCAACACCCTGATCGCCGCCGCCCGCCAGAACGGCCGCACTCTGCTGGTCACCGTCCTCAACCCGCAGTCGACCGAGTACAACGCCGTCTACAAGGAAGCCGCCTCGCTGCTGGACTGGGGCTTCGGCACCGCCGGCGACGCCCAGCCGGTGGGCACGCTGCACGCCGTACGCACCGCCTACGACGGTGGCGGCCAGTTCCGCCCGGTGGCCGCCCACGTCACCGGAGCCGAAGCACGCGGCGGCTCCCCCCGGCGCTCCACCCTCGTCCTGGGGGCGGGCGGCGCCGGCGTCGCGGCAATCGGGCTGGGTGCCCTGCTCGCCCGGTGGCGGCAGGCACGCGGACGCGGCGGGCAGAGGGGAGGCGCGGCGTAG
- a CDS encoding DUF309 domain-containing protein → MNEAEHSPDEPGTSREPGAPPAHDEGGDPACWLDQVCEACGRIRERPRSAVCEHCGAGPEETAAGEAPSGTRSPAAGRPAPRRDRDEEGRARNARPRDGLGRPLPYGSPGVARQPEGVPRTPAQSLAEAQRLLDGGMPFHAHEVLEDAWKAAPEAERELWRGLAQLAVGLTHAARGNAVGGTALLDRGAAAIAPYADAAPHGIDIAGLTAWAGELTGRLAGSGAVPAAETAPRLRATGDKAGDQTGDKAGDKVRDQAGDGPTADG, encoded by the coding sequence GTGAACGAAGCGGAGCACTCCCCCGACGAGCCCGGCACCTCCCGCGAGCCCGGTGCGCCCCCCGCACACGACGAGGGCGGCGACCCGGCCTGCTGGCTGGACCAGGTGTGCGAGGCCTGCGGCCGGATCCGCGAGCGGCCCCGCAGTGCGGTCTGCGAGCACTGCGGCGCCGGGCCGGAGGAGACCGCGGCCGGGGAAGCACCGAGCGGCACCCGCTCACCTGCCGCCGGCCGGCCCGCCCCGCGCCGGGACCGCGACGAGGAGGGCCGGGCCCGCAACGCCCGTCCGCGCGACGGTCTCGGCCGGCCGCTGCCGTACGGCTCCCCAGGGGTGGCCCGGCAGCCCGAGGGGGTGCCCCGGACGCCCGCCCAGTCGCTGGCCGAAGCACAGCGGCTGCTCGACGGCGGGATGCCGTTCCACGCCCATGAGGTGCTGGAGGACGCCTGGAAGGCGGCGCCGGAGGCGGAGCGGGAGCTGTGGCGGGGGCTCGCCCAGCTCGCCGTGGGACTCACCCATGCGGCGCGTGGCAATGCCGTGGGCGGTACGGCGCTGCTCGACCGGGGCGCGGCGGCCATCGCCCCGTATGCGGACGCCGCCCCGCACGGGATCGACATCGCGGGGCTGACGGCCTGGGCCGGGGAGCTGACCGGCCGTCTGGCCGGCTCCGGGGCCGTACCGGCGGCGGAGACCGCGCCCCGGCTGCGGGCCACGGGGGACAAAGCCGGGGACCAGACCGGGGACAAGGCAGGGGACAAGGTCAGGGACCAGGCCGGGGACGGGCCGACCGCCGACGGATGA
- a CDS encoding DUF427 domain-containing protein — MTATKGHHIEVEQGTEHIRVTIDGRLVADTHRPLLLHETGYPVRYYLPPEDVRTDLLTPSETHSVCPFKGTASYWSLPGGPEDIAWAYPEPRPDLARIKDHFCFYEVDSD, encoded by the coding sequence ATGACCGCCACCAAGGGCCATCACATCGAGGTCGAGCAGGGCACCGAGCACATCCGCGTCACGATCGACGGCCGGCTGGTGGCCGACACCCACCGCCCGCTCCTCCTCCACGAGACCGGCTACCCCGTGCGCTACTACCTCCCGCCCGAGGACGTACGCACCGATCTGCTGACACCGTCCGAGACCCACAGCGTCTGCCCCTTCAAGGGCACGGCCTCCTACTGGTCGCTTCCCGGCGGGCCGGAGGACATCGCGTGGGCCTACCCCGAACCGCGTCCCGACTTGGCGCGGATCAAAGATCACTTCTGCTTCTACGAGGTCGACTCGGACTGA
- a CDS encoding thioesterase family protein produces MTAHPPGGLPLFHQTVRDDWIDYNGHLSEAYYVLIFGFATDALMDAAGLDAAYRARTGCSLYTVEAHVRYLHEVARGSELTVRTTVLGVDGKKLRLLHEMFVGAPSGAPVATEELFTLHVDQSAGRAAPLPDASRAYFAGVLAPAPEWAGQGIRAV; encoded by the coding sequence ATGACCGCTCACCCGCCGGGGGGCCTTCCCCTCTTCCACCAGACCGTCCGGGACGACTGGATCGACTACAACGGGCATCTCAGCGAGGCCTACTACGTCCTGATCTTCGGCTTCGCCACCGACGCCCTGATGGACGCGGCCGGCCTCGACGCGGCCTACCGCGCCCGCACCGGCTGCTCCCTGTACACGGTCGAGGCCCACGTCCGCTATCTGCACGAGGTCGCGCGCGGCAGCGAACTCACCGTCCGTACGACCGTGTTGGGCGTCGACGGCAAGAAACTGCGCCTCCTGCACGAGATGTTCGTCGGCGCACCGTCCGGCGCACCGGTGGCCACCGAGGAGCTGTTCACCCTGCATGTCGACCAGTCGGCCGGGCGCGCGGCACCCCTGCCCGACGCGAGCCGCGCGTACTTCGCGGGCGTGCTCGCTCCGGCGCCCGAGTGGGCGGGCCAGGGGATCCGTGCGGTGTAG
- a CDS encoding 3-hydroxyacyl-CoA dehydrogenase NAD-binding domain-containing protein, whose product MPETTPAPCAPEDVRRIACIGAGVIGGGWAAHFLARGYDVTAWDPAADAEEKLRRLVAAAWPALEQIGLADGASQDRLTVAATLAEAVADADFVQESAPEKLELKRSLLAELAVATRPGVVIASSTSGYPMTDMQTAAEDAGRLVVGHPFNPPYLIPLVEVVGGEKTDREAVTWASRFYDVAGKSVITMDRELPGFIANRLQEALWREALHMVANGEASVEDIDASITEGPGLRWAFMGPCLTFALAGGEGGMAHMLDHFGPSLKSPWTRLAAPELDRELRDAMVDGCADAAGDRTYADLVAERDQGVIDVLRATGRLGSARR is encoded by the coding sequence ATGCCGGAAACCACCCCTGCCCCCTGTGCCCCCGAGGACGTACGCCGCATCGCCTGTATCGGCGCCGGAGTGATCGGCGGCGGCTGGGCCGCCCACTTCCTCGCCCGCGGCTACGACGTCACCGCCTGGGACCCGGCCGCCGACGCCGAGGAGAAGCTCCGCCGACTGGTGGCCGCCGCCTGGCCCGCACTGGAACAGATAGGCCTGGCCGACGGCGCCTCGCAGGACCGGCTGACGGTCGCCGCCACCCTCGCCGAGGCTGTTGCCGATGCCGACTTCGTCCAGGAAAGCGCCCCCGAGAAGCTGGAGTTGAAGCGCTCACTGCTCGCCGAGCTCGCCGTCGCGACCCGTCCGGGCGTGGTCATCGCCTCCTCCACCTCCGGCTACCCGATGACCGATATGCAGACGGCTGCCGAGGACGCCGGCCGTCTGGTCGTCGGCCATCCCTTCAACCCGCCGTACCTCATCCCGCTGGTCGAGGTCGTCGGCGGTGAGAAGACGGACCGCGAGGCCGTCACCTGGGCCTCGCGCTTCTACGACGTCGCGGGCAAGTCCGTGATCACCATGGACCGCGAGCTGCCCGGCTTCATCGCCAACCGCCTCCAGGAGGCCCTCTGGCGCGAGGCGCTGCACATGGTCGCGAACGGCGAGGCCTCGGTCGAGGACATCGACGCCTCGATCACCGAGGGGCCCGGCCTGCGCTGGGCCTTCATGGGCCCCTGCCTGACCTTCGCGCTGGCCGGCGGCGAGGGCGGTATGGCCCATATGCTCGACCACTTCGGCCCGTCCCTGAAGTCGCCGTGGACCCGGCTGGCGGCGCCCGAGCTGGACCGTGAGCTGCGCGACGCCATGGTCGACGGCTGCGCGGACGCCGCGGGCGACCGTACGTACGCGGATCTGGTCGCCGAACGCGACCAGGGCGTCATCGACGTCCTCCGCGCCACCGGCCGGCTGGGGAGCGCCCGCCGATGA
- a CDS encoding beta-keto acid cleavage family enzyme yields MNNEVIVTCALTGAGDTVRRSPHVPVTPEQIAASAVEAASAGAAVVHIHVRDPGTGDPSRDPRLYAEVVDRIRQTGTDVVINLTAGMGGDLVIDPDEPLRHLPGTDLVSGLERLPHVEELLPDICTLDCGSLNFGDGSNLYVSTPDMLRVGAKRIQELGVRPELEIFDTGQLWFAKQLLAEGLLDDPTVFQLCMGIPWGAPADPGVLQSMVNMLPEGAQWASFALGRMQMPWVAQSILLGGNVRVGLEDNLYLSKGVKATNGGLVERAVQITELLGATVATPDQARARLGLKPRG; encoded by the coding sequence GTGAACAACGAGGTCATCGTCACCTGTGCGCTCACCGGCGCCGGCGACACCGTCCGCCGCTCCCCGCACGTCCCCGTGACGCCCGAGCAGATCGCCGCGTCCGCCGTCGAGGCGGCGTCCGCGGGCGCCGCGGTCGTGCACATCCACGTACGCGATCCCGGGACCGGCGACCCCTCGCGCGATCCGCGGCTGTACGCCGAGGTCGTGGACCGCATCAGGCAGACCGGCACGGACGTCGTCATCAACCTCACCGCCGGTATGGGCGGCGACCTGGTGATCGACCCCGACGAGCCGCTCCGGCACCTGCCGGGCACGGACCTGGTGAGCGGCCTGGAGCGCCTCCCGCACGTCGAGGAACTGCTGCCCGACATCTGCACCCTGGACTGCGGTTCCCTCAACTTCGGCGACGGCTCCAACCTCTATGTCTCCACCCCCGACATGCTGCGGGTGGGCGCCAAGCGCATCCAGGAGCTCGGGGTACGGCCCGAGTTGGAGATCTTCGACACCGGCCAGCTGTGGTTCGCCAAGCAGCTGCTGGCCGAGGGGCTGCTGGACGATCCGACGGTCTTCCAGCTGTGCATGGGCATCCCGTGGGGCGCGCCCGCCGACCCGGGCGTCCTCCAGTCGATGGTGAACATGCTGCCCGAGGGCGCCCAGTGGGCGAGCTTCGCGCTCGGCCGTATGCAGATGCCGTGGGTCGCCCAGTCGATCCTCCTCGGCGGCAATGTGCGGGTCGGCCTGGAGGACAACCTCTACCTCAGCAAGGGCGTCAAGGCCACCAACGGCGGGCTCGTCGAACGCGCCGTGCAGATCACCGAGTTGCTCGGTGCCACGGTCGCCACCCCCGACCAGGCACGGGCCCGGCTGGGCCTGAAGCCGCGCGGCTGA
- a CDS encoding TetR/AcrR family transcriptional regulator — protein MKDATGARITDDAGDVTVRVRQVIERLGCSHREFARRIVMDPSKLSRSLGGTRRFTLAEIVRIADIGEVDTGWLLGAPERPATPPDREPAAVPEGGRPLQIVRETVRLIAEHGFHGVRVADIAAACGTSPAAVHYHFPGRDELLEAAVRWCMDEDTERRAAGLAAAPDARAELLHLIALQTPRTEQQRRQWLVWLDLWAQAARSTAVGRLHEHYYRQWRTTVADVVRRGVDQGVFRAVDPEFAALRLTALIDGLATQVLATAPDSTGPDTMHSALLAFVESELTATPAG, from the coding sequence ATGAAGGACGCCACCGGAGCCCGGATCACCGACGACGCCGGAGATGTGACGGTCCGTGTCCGCCAGGTGATCGAGCGGCTCGGCTGCAGCCACCGCGAGTTCGCCCGCCGGATCGTGATGGACCCCTCGAAACTGTCCCGGTCACTGGGGGGCACCCGGCGCTTCACCCTGGCCGAGATCGTCCGTATCGCCGATATCGGCGAGGTCGACACGGGCTGGCTGCTCGGCGCCCCCGAGCGGCCCGCCACGCCGCCCGACCGCGAGCCGGCGGCCGTCCCCGAGGGCGGCCGGCCGCTCCAGATCGTGCGGGAAACCGTCCGGCTGATCGCCGAGCACGGCTTCCACGGCGTACGGGTCGCCGATATCGCAGCCGCCTGCGGTACCAGCCCCGCGGCCGTGCACTACCACTTCCCCGGGCGCGACGAGCTGCTGGAAGCGGCCGTGCGCTGGTGCATGGACGAGGACACCGAACGCCGCGCCGCGGGCCTGGCCGCGGCGCCCGATGCCCGAGCCGAGCTGCTGCATCTGATCGCCCTACAGACCCCGCGCACCGAGCAGCAGCGCCGCCAGTGGCTGGTCTGGCTCGACCTGTGGGCCCAGGCCGCCCGCTCCACCGCCGTGGGGCGGCTGCACGAGCACTACTACCGGCAGTGGCGCACCACCGTCGCCGATGTCGTACGCCGCGGTGTCGACCAGGGCGTCTTTCGCGCCGTCGATCCGGAGTTCGCCGCGCTGCGGCTGACCGCCCTGATCGACGGCCTGGCCACACAGGTGCTCGCCACCGCGCCGGACAGCACCGGCCCGGACACGATGCACTCCGCACTGCTGGCCTTCGTGGAGAGCGAACTCACCGCCACCCCCGCCGGCTGA